From one Magnolia sinica isolate HGM2019 chromosome 18, MsV1, whole genome shotgun sequence genomic stretch:
- the LOC131233501 gene encoding UDP-glycosyltransferase 83A1-like — protein sequence MHHCRRDHRMGSGSCCEDGDPSSCGLPVSFCALLFHIPKLIEDRIIDTDGFPTTQQMIKLSPTMPEFNTTQLVWLFVGDRDAQRSLFRYLHECTQAAKLADWLLCNSFYEIEPSACELVPNIRLIGPLLAGRRLGRLEGNFWPQHPTCLSWLDEQPSRSVVYIAFGSFTIFNRRQFHELALGLELSNRSFLWVVRPDLTDGLLDAYPDGFEARVAGRGRIVGWSPQQKVLAHPSISCFLTHCGWNSIMEGISNGVPFLCWPYFCDQLQNQIYISDVWKVGLHLKHYSSGIIPREEIKGKLDELLGDEGIRARSLELKQTARKNVAEGGSSFKNFNDFIEAIKLEK from the exons ATGCATCATTGCAGACGGGACCATAGGATGGGCAGTGGAAGTTGCTGTGAAGATGGGGATCCGAGCAGCTGCGGTTTGCCAGTGAGCTTTTGTGCCTTACTGTTTCACATTCCGAAGCTGATCGAGGACAGAATCATCGACACGGACG GATTTCCAACAACACAGCAAATGATCAAGCTCTCCCCAACCATGCCAGAGTTCAACACCACTCAGCTAGTGTGGCTCTTCGTCGGTGACCGTGACGCGCAACGGTCCCTCTTCCGATACTTACACGAATGCACCCAAGCTGCCAAATTGGCCGACTGGCTTCTTTGCAACTCATTCTACGAGATTGAGCCATCCGCCTGTGAGTTGGTTCCAAACATTAGGCTCATCGGCCCTCTTCTAGCAGGAAGACGGCTTGGGCGGCTCGAAGGGAACTTCTGGCCTCAACACCCCACTTGCCTAAGCTGGCTTGACGAACAGCCTTCCCGCTCAGTAGTCTACATTGCCTTTGGCAGCTTTACTATCTTCAACCGACGTCAATTCCACGAACTGGCACTTGGACTCGAACTTTCCAATCGTTCATTCCTATGGGTAGTGCGGCCAGACCTCACCGACGGACTATTGGATGCCTACCCAGATGGCTTTGAAGCTAGAGTCGCGGGTCGTGGGCGAATTGTTGGATGGTCACCTCAACAAAAGGTGCTGGCCCACCCTTCGATTTCCTGCTTCTTGACTCATTGCGGGTGGAACTCGATCATGGAGGGGATAAGTAATGGAGTTCCTTTCTTATGCTGGCCTTACTTTTGTGACCAGCTCCAAAACcaaatatacatttctgatgttTGGAAGGTTGGGTTGCACCTGAAACACTATTCCAGTGGGATCATACCAAGAGAAGAGATTAAGGGAAAGCTGGATGAATTGCTTGGTGATGAGGGTATAAGAGCGAGATCTTTAGAGCTCAAGCAGACTGCCCGAAAGAATGTTGCCGAAGGAGGATCTTCGTTTAAGAATTTCAACGATTTCATTGAAGCAATCAAGTTAGAGAAGTGA